Proteins from a genomic interval of Rhipicephalus microplus isolate Deutch F79 chromosome 6, USDA_Rmic, whole genome shotgun sequence:
- the LOC119168753 gene encoding uncharacterized protein LOC119168753 — MLLLKEKSSRVPKRTEIGPHRGRSEFPKGACGSGGNKSRILSTAKIHAKASVDHSRRKHLLQIGGHGLREIGVNAMKAVLAHDVQVLYSLHGRKRKRAFVNLRLCGLVTDVICQKAGCDQAEALNFIKRWLPGSGDHCGGRKRRFREAFVVEQPDDPHSQSGDYRLLAAAGFLPSHSGQGLHSTTATVPPTQPDLQ; from the exons atgctgcttttaaaagaaaagtcatcgcgtgtgccgaaacggacagaaattgggccgcatcgcggtcgttcggagttcccgaaaggTGCGTGCGGGagtggcggaaacaaaagcaggatattgtcgacagcaaagattcacgcaaaagcttcagtggaccacagcagg cgcaagcacctcctgcagattgggggacatggcctccgagaaattggtgtgaatgccatgaaggctgtattggcacatgacgtgcaagtgctgtacagccttcatggcagaaaaaggaaaagggcctttgtgaacctgaggctctgtggattagtgacag atgtcatctgccaaaaagcagggtgcgaccaggcggaggccctcaactttattaagaggtggctgccagggtctggtgaccactgtgggggcaggaagcgccgcttcagagaagcatttgttgtggagcagcccgatgatccccactctcagagtggagattatcggctgctcgcggcagctggcttcctgcccagccacagcggCCAGGGCCTTCACAGCACCACTGCCACTGTGCCCCCAAcacaacctgacctgcagtag